A stretch of Methylogaea oryzae DNA encodes these proteins:
- the neuB gene encoding N-acetylneuraminate synthase, with amino-acid sequence MTSVYVIAEAGVNHNGSEDLARQLVDAAKAVGADAVKFQSFKPEALVSRHAPKADYQQQTTGKDESQLRMLQKLALPEGVQQALKDYCGQIGIDFLSSPFDLDSARWLLDGLGMDTIKLGSGEITNAPLLLEIARSGARLILSTGMSRLGEVEEALGVLAYGYSGQTAPPSRRAFAAAWTEAEARAALRGKVSLLHCVTEYPSPPGQVNLRAMDALAAFGLPVGYSDHTPGIAVPIAAVARGARIVEKHLTLDQNLPGPDHKASLAPAEFAAMVAGIREVEQALGDGVKVPAPCELRNAPVARKSLVAARPLRLGEVFDAANLTVKRPGSGRSPMDYWDVLGTAAGRDYGDDEVIDP; translated from the coding sequence ATGACAAGCGTCTACGTCATCGCCGAAGCGGGCGTCAACCACAACGGCTCGGAGGACCTGGCGCGGCAGCTGGTGGACGCCGCCAAGGCCGTCGGTGCCGACGCGGTGAAGTTCCAGTCGTTCAAGCCGGAAGCCCTGGTCAGTCGCCATGCGCCCAAGGCGGATTACCAGCAGCAGACCACCGGCAAGGACGAATCGCAGTTGCGCATGCTGCAAAAACTGGCCTTGCCGGAAGGCGTGCAACAAGCGCTGAAAGACTATTGCGGACAGATCGGCATCGATTTCCTGTCCTCGCCCTTCGACTTGGACAGCGCGCGCTGGCTGTTGGATGGCCTGGGCATGGACACCATCAAGCTGGGTTCCGGCGAAATCACCAACGCGCCGTTGTTGCTGGAAATCGCCCGCAGCGGCGCCAGGCTGATCCTCTCCACCGGCATGAGCCGCCTGGGGGAGGTGGAAGAGGCGCTGGGCGTTTTGGCTTACGGCTATTCCGGCCAAACCGCGCCGCCCAGCCGCCGCGCTTTCGCCGCCGCCTGGACGGAGGCGGAAGCCAGGGCCGCTTTGCGCGGCAAGGTTTCCCTGCTGCACTGCGTCACCGAATATCCCAGCCCGCCTGGGCAGGTGAACCTGCGCGCCATGGACGCCTTGGCCGCCTTTGGCCTGCCGGTGGGCTATTCCGACCACACGCCGGGCATCGCCGTGCCCATCGCCGCCGTGGCGCGCGGGGCGCGCATCGTCGAAAAGCATCTGACCCTCGACCAGAACCTGCCGGGGCCGGACCACAAGGCCTCCCTGGCGCCGGCCGAATTCGCCGCCATGGTGGCGGGCATCCGCGAGGTGGAACAGGCCTTGGGCGACGGCGTGAAAGTGCCGGCGCCTTGCGAGCTGCGCAACGCCCCGGTGGCGCGCAAGAGCCTGGTGGCGGCGCGGCCCCTCAGGCTGGGCGAAGTCTTCGACGCCGCCAACCTCACCGTCAAGCGCCCCGGCAGCGGCCGTTCGCCCATGGATTATTGGGACGTGCTGGGCACGGCCGCCGGCCGCGACTACGGCGACGACGAAGTCATCGACCCATGA